One Bremerella sp. JC817 genomic window carries:
- a CDS encoding GNAT family N-acetyltransferase translates to MEPIDHKEYEWKTVLRELRIEDYDALIEMQRACFPGMEVWTREHIESQIKTFPKGQIVIEIDGQLAASSGCMIVQYEPNMAWHNWKAISDNGYIRNHNPKGDTLYGIEMMVHPEYRGLKLSRRMYDARKELCREMNLARMIIGGRIPGYHKVANEVSAREYVERVVAKAYFDPVLTAQTANGFALQGLIPNYLPSDEASCGYATFLEWRNLDYKAGAKRRFHHLVEPIRITVVQYEMRAIRSFEEFAQQCDFFLDVASDYKSDFILFPELFTTQLLSCVEPTRPGLAARRLAEFTTDYLEYFSERAIKFNVNVIGGSHFVLENDTLYNISYLFGRDGSIGKQYKIHITPSERKWWGIEPGDKVEVFDTDCGRVAIQICYDIEFPELTRIATSKGAEMIFVPYNTDTRHGYLRVKTCAQARCVENQVYVAISGCTGNLPFVENADIHYAQSGVFTPCDAEFARDGIAAECNPNVETIVIHDVDLEMLRRHRMEGSVQNWNDRRKDLYQVRFLEDGERGYV, encoded by the coding sequence ATGGAACCGATTGATCACAAGGAATACGAGTGGAAAACTGTCCTGCGCGAGCTTCGCATCGAGGATTACGATGCGCTGATCGAGATGCAGCGGGCCTGCTTTCCAGGCATGGAGGTCTGGACTCGCGAACACATCGAAAGCCAGATCAAGACGTTCCCGAAGGGCCAGATTGTTATTGAAATCGACGGACAATTGGCAGCTTCGTCGGGCTGCATGATCGTCCAGTACGAACCGAACATGGCCTGGCATAACTGGAAAGCCATCTCCGACAATGGCTATATCCGCAACCACAATCCGAAGGGGGACACGCTATACGGGATCGAGATGATGGTTCATCCCGAATACCGTGGCTTGAAGCTTTCCCGTCGTATGTACGACGCCCGCAAGGAATTGTGCCGCGAGATGAACCTGGCACGAATGATCATCGGCGGCCGAATCCCTGGGTATCACAAAGTGGCCAATGAGGTCTCGGCGCGTGAATACGTCGAACGCGTGGTGGCGAAAGCGTATTTCGACCCGGTCCTCACCGCTCAGACCGCCAACGGTTTCGCCTTGCAAGGGCTGATCCCGAACTATCTGCCGAGCGACGAGGCCTCGTGCGGATATGCCACGTTCCTCGAGTGGCGCAACCTCGACTACAAGGCAGGGGCCAAGCGTCGATTCCATCACCTGGTGGAACCGATCCGGATCACGGTCGTTCAGTACGAGATGCGCGCCATCCGCAGCTTCGAGGAGTTCGCGCAGCAGTGCGATTTCTTCCTCGACGTCGCTTCTGATTACAAGTCAGACTTTATTCTTTTTCCTGAGTTGTTTACGACGCAGTTGTTGTCGTGCGTTGAACCAACGCGGCCAGGTCTCGCTGCCCGGCGTCTGGCAGAGTTCACGACCGACTATCTCGAGTACTTCTCGGAACGGGCCATCAAGTTCAACGTGAACGTCATCGGCGGAAGCCATTTCGTGCTCGAGAACGACACGCTCTATAACATCTCGTACTTGTTCGGCCGCGACGGTTCGATTGGGAAACAGTACAAGATTCATATCACGCCGAGCGAACGGAAGTGGTGGGGTATTGAACCAGGCGACAAAGTCGAAGTGTTCGACACCGACTGCGGCCGGGTCGCGATTCAGATTTGCTACGACATCGAGTTCCCTGAGCTGACACGCATTGCGACCAGCAAGGGAGCCGAGATGATCTTCGTGCCGTACAACACCGACACGCGGCATGGTTACTTGCGGGTGAAGACCTGTGCTCAGGCCCGCTGCGTCGAGAACCAGGTCTACGTCGCGATCTCTGGCTGTACCGGCAACCTGCCATTCGTGGAAAACGCCGACATCCACTACGCCCAATCAGGTGTCTTTACGCCTTGCGACGCTGAGTTCGCTCGGGATGGCATCGCTGCGGAATGCAATCCGAATGTCGAAACGATCGTGATTCACGACGTCGACCTCGAAATGCTGCGACGGCACCGGATGGAAGGCTCGGTCCAGAACTGGAACGACCGCCGGAAAGATCTGTACCAGGTTCGCTTCCTGGAAGATGGCGAACGAGGCTACGTCTAA
- a CDS encoding M42 family metallopeptidase: MESEPLQFFERMLNTPSPSGYEAPVQDLVREYAAGFADNVDTDFHGNVIASVNSGGNVRVMMAGHCDQIGLLVTQIDEMGFVRCQTIGGWDPVQLVGQKMTIWTKDGEVPAIISRKPIHLLTDSERKAPIQLKDLWLDIGAKDQAQAKKLVRIGDPVTLQLGMQKMQNNLAFAPKMDDTTGLWVVIEAARRYGLKAKQTCAAFAVSTVQEEIGLRGAKTSAHGIDPHIGIAVDVTHATDCPTIDRGERGEVYLGRGPVIYRGPNMNPKVVDRLIEVAEQHEIPYQMAALGKAAPNDSNAIQTTRAGVAAGLVAIPNRYMHSAVETISLDDIDHAANLLAEFLHSIQDDDDFRPGM; the protein is encoded by the coding sequence ATGGAGTCCGAGCCGCTTCAGTTTTTTGAGCGAATGTTGAACACGCCAAGTCCTTCCGGATACGAAGCCCCGGTTCAGGATCTGGTCCGGGAATATGCCGCTGGGTTTGCAGATAATGTCGATACGGACTTCCATGGCAACGTGATTGCTTCGGTAAATTCCGGGGGCAATGTTCGCGTAATGATGGCTGGTCATTGCGATCAGATCGGCCTGCTAGTGACGCAAATCGACGAAATGGGTTTCGTTCGCTGCCAAACGATTGGTGGTTGGGATCCCGTTCAGTTGGTTGGCCAGAAGATGACAATCTGGACCAAAGATGGCGAAGTCCCCGCGATCATCTCGCGAAAACCGATCCACTTGCTGACCGATTCGGAACGCAAAGCACCGATTCAGCTAAAAGACCTCTGGCTCGACATTGGCGCCAAAGATCAAGCCCAAGCCAAGAAGCTAGTTCGCATCGGCGATCCGGTCACGCTGCAACTGGGTATGCAGAAGATGCAGAACAACCTGGCGTTCGCCCCCAAGATGGACGACACCACCGGCTTGTGGGTTGTGATCGAAGCGGCCCGTCGCTATGGGCTGAAAGCAAAGCAGACCTGTGCCGCCTTCGCCGTTTCGACCGTTCAGGAAGAAATTGGCCTGCGAGGCGCCAAAACGAGCGCCCACGGGATCGATCCTCACATCGGGATCGCGGTCGACGTGACTCACGCTACCGACTGCCCCACCATCGACCGTGGTGAACGAGGCGAAGTTTACCTGGGACGTGGCCCGGTGATTTACCGTGGCCCGAACATGAACCCCAAGGTGGTCGATCGCTTGATCGAAGTGGCAGAGCAGCACGAGATTCCTTACCAGATGGCCGCTTTGGGCAAAGCCGCCCCGAACGACTCGAACGCGATCCAAACCACCCGCGCAGGCGTTGCCGCCGGCCTGGTCGCGATTCCGAACCGCTACATGCACAGCGCGGTCGAAACGATCTCGCTCGATGACATCGATCACGCCGCGAATCTGCTGGCCGAGTTCCTCCACAGCATCCAGGACGACGACGACTTCCGTCCTGGCATGTAA
- the groL gene encoding chaperonin GroEL (60 kDa chaperone family; promotes refolding of misfolded polypeptides especially under stressful conditions; forms two stacked rings of heptamers to form a barrel-shaped 14mer; ends can be capped by GroES; misfolded proteins enter the barrel where they are refolded when GroES binds), with the protein MVFGDEARQPLLAGVTKLARAVKSTLGPRGRNAVLDKGWGSPKITKDGVTVAEDIELDDVYENLACQLVKEAASKTNDVAGDGTTTATVLAEGIFREGLKMLAAGADGMALQRGILKAAEAVGEAIQKSATKIDEKSKKQIEQIAAIAGNNDSTIGKVLAEAFLKVGKDGVITVEEGRGSETTVDFVEGMQFDRGFLSPHFVTDEDKQLVELEDCLILLFEEKISSAKKLVPLLESISKANKPLLIIAEDVDGEALATLVVNKMRGILNVAAVKAPGYGDRRKAMLGDIATLTGGTAIFKDLGIELESVKNSNLGRAKKIKISATDTVIVGGAGKKADIEGRAAQIRAEIEATDSEYDREKLQERLAKLAGGVAQINCGAVTETEMKERKDLLVDAKSATQAALQEGIVPGGGIALLRAEKALKKLAVEGDEKLGADIVAKVLEYPLRTIAENAGLDGGVVVNRVRQQKKATEGFNADTGTYEDLVEAGVIDPAKVVRTALQNAASVSALLLTTDSLVTEIPSEDEGGDHHDHHDHGGMGGMGGMGGMGGMGMPGMM; encoded by the coding sequence ATGGTCTTTGGAGATGAAGCGCGACAACCGCTGCTGGCCGGCGTAACGAAGCTGGCCCGTGCTGTGAAAAGCACGTTGGGTCCGCGTGGACGCAATGCCGTGCTGGACAAAGGATGGGGTTCCCCCAAGATCACGAAGGACGGCGTGACGGTTGCCGAAGACATCGAGTTGGATGATGTCTACGAAAACCTCGCCTGCCAACTGGTCAAGGAAGCCGCCAGCAAGACGAACGACGTCGCTGGCGACGGTACCACCACCGCTACCGTGCTGGCCGAAGGTATCTTCCGCGAAGGTCTGAAGATGCTGGCCGCCGGGGCTGACGGCATGGCGCTGCAGCGTGGCATTCTGAAGGCCGCCGAAGCTGTCGGCGAAGCCATTCAGAAGTCGGCCACCAAGATCGACGAAAAGAGCAAGAAGCAGATCGAACAGATCGCTGCGATTGCCGGCAACAACGACTCGACCATCGGTAAGGTCTTGGCCGAAGCCTTCCTGAAGGTTGGTAAAGACGGCGTGATCACCGTGGAAGAAGGTCGCGGCAGCGAAACGACCGTCGACTTTGTCGAAGGGATGCAGTTCGATCGCGGTTTCCTCTCGCCACACTTCGTCACCGACGAAGACAAGCAGTTGGTCGAGCTGGAAGACTGCCTGATCCTGCTGTTTGAAGAAAAGATCTCGTCGGCCAAGAAGCTGGTTCCACTGCTGGAATCGATCAGCAAGGCCAACAAGCCACTTCTGATCATCGCCGAAGACGTCGACGGCGAAGCCCTGGCAACCTTGGTTGTCAACAAGATGCGTGGCATTCTGAATGTTGCCGCCGTCAAGGCTCCTGGCTACGGCGATCGTCGTAAGGCCATGCTCGGCGACATCGCGACTCTGACCGGTGGTACCGCGATCTTCAAGGATCTGGGTATCGAACTGGAAAGCGTCAAGAACTCGAACCTGGGTCGCGCCAAGAAGATCAAGATCTCGGCAACCGACACCGTCATCGTTGGTGGTGCTGGCAAGAAGGCTGACATCGAAGGTCGTGCCGCTCAGATTCGTGCTGAAATCGAAGCAACCGACAGCGAATACGATCGCGAAAAGCTGCAGGAACGCCTGGCCAAGCTGGCTGGTGGTGTGGCTCAGATTAACTGCGGCGCTGTGACCGAAACCGAAATGAAGGAACGCAAGGACCTGCTGGTCGACGCCAAGAGCGCCACCCAGGCTGCCCTTCAGGAAGGGATCGTCCCAGGTGGTGGTATCGCCCTGCTCCGAGCCGAAAAGGCTTTGAAGAAGCTGGCCGTCGAAGGAGACGAAAAGCTGGGTGCCGACATCGTCGCCAAGGTTCTGGAATACCCACTGCGTACGATCGCTGAAAACGCCGGTCTGGACGGTGGCGTTGTTGTGAACCGCGTTCGCCAGCAGAAGAAGGCTACCGAAGGCTTCAACGCCGACACCGGTACCTACGAAGACCTGGTCGAAGCTGGCGTCATCGACCCAGCCAAGGTGGTTCGCACCGCTCTACAAAATGCGGCGAGTGTCTCGGCCCTGCTGCTGACGACCGACTCGCTGGTCACCGAAATTCCATCGGAAGATGAAGGTGGCGACCACCACGACCACCATGACCACGGCGGCATGGGAGGAATGGGTGGCATGGGCGGCATGGGCGGCATGGGCATGCCCGGCATGATGTAA
- a CDS encoding co-chaperone GroES, translating to MAKSLKIRTLDDRIVVQPLQAEETTAGGIVLPDSAQEKPQRGTVLAVGPGKLLDSGSRAELSVAIGDEVIYGKYSGSDIEIDGDEYKILRETEILAKVVND from the coding sequence ATGGCGAAGAGTCTGAAGATTCGCACTTTGGATGACCGCATTGTCGTTCAGCCGCTGCAGGCGGAAGAAACCACCGCTGGTGGTATCGTCCTTCCAGATTCGGCTCAGGAAAAGCCACAGCGTGGTACCGTCCTGGCCGTCGGTCCTGGCAAGCTGCTCGATAGCGGCAGCCGCGCTGAACTGTCGGTTGCAATCGGCGACGAAGTCATCTACGGCAAGTACAGCGGTAGCGACATCGAAATCGATGGCGACGAGTACAAGATCCTTCGCGAGACGGAAATCCTGGCGAAAGTCGTCAACGACTAA
- the groL gene encoding chaperonin GroEL (60 kDa chaperone family; promotes refolding of misfolded polypeptides especially under stressful conditions; forms two stacked rings of heptamers to form a barrel-shaped 14mer; ends can be capped by GroES; misfolded proteins enter the barrel where they are refolded when GroES binds), translating to MLKGIDKLADAVAVTMGPTGRNVIINKSYGGPTVTKDGVTVAKEIELEDRFENMGAKLVNEVASKTSDVAGDGTTTATVLARAIFKEGIRNIVAGSNPTAIRRGIEKAVAAAEDFLLNLAKPVNSKEDVANIGSISANNDRTIGELLAEALHRVGQDGVITVEEGKSRETTVEYVEGMQFDKGYISPYFINRPAEMDVELEDAYILYHEKKISNLRELIPLLEQVGNTGKPLLIVAEDIEGEALTALVVNRLRGVLNIAAVKAPGFGDRRKSMLADMSILTGGTVISDDLGITLDKVQLSQLGRAKKINITKDKTTIVEGGGEKKALESRIAQLKRQIEETDSEYDREKYQERLAKLSGGVAVISVGAETEAEMKQTKARVEDALHATRAAVEEGVLPGGGVALVRAIEAVEKARSSARGDEKIGVDIILRALPAPMRQIADNCGIDGNVVVDEVLQKSTNYGYDAYKGEYVDMVKAGVIDPAKVVRTALSNAASIAGLLLTTEALVTNLEKEDGKRAAEGVVR from the coding sequence ATGCTCAAGGGCATCGACAAGCTGGCCGACGCTGTCGCCGTCACGATGGGCCCAACCGGCCGTAACGTGATCATCAACAAGTCGTACGGCGGCCCAACGGTCACCAAAGACGGCGTGACCGTGGCCAAAGAAATCGAGCTGGAAGACCGGTTCGAAAACATGGGCGCCAAGCTGGTCAACGAAGTCGCCAGCAAGACTTCGGACGTCGCCGGTGATGGTACCACCACCGCAACCGTCCTGGCCCGTGCCATCTTCAAAGAAGGCATTCGCAACATTGTTGCCGGTAGCAACCCAACCGCGATTCGTCGTGGTATTGAAAAGGCTGTTGCCGCTGCCGAAGACTTCCTGCTGAACCTGGCCAAGCCAGTCAACAGCAAGGAAGACGTCGCCAACATCGGTTCGATCAGTGCGAACAACGATCGCACGATCGGTGAGCTGCTGGCCGAAGCCCTGCACCGCGTCGGTCAAGACGGCGTGATCACGGTCGAAGAAGGCAAGAGCCGCGAAACGACCGTCGAATACGTCGAAGGTATGCAGTTCGACAAGGGTTACATCTCGCCTTACTTCATCAACCGTCCAGCCGAAATGGACGTTGAGCTGGAAGACGCCTACATCCTGTACCACGAAAAGAAGATCAGCAACCTGCGTGAGCTGATTCCTCTGCTGGAACAAGTTGGCAACACCGGCAAGCCACTGTTGATCGTCGCCGAAGACATCGAAGGCGAAGCACTGACCGCCCTGGTCGTCAACCGTCTGCGTGGCGTGCTGAACATCGCTGCCGTCAAGGCTCCTGGTTTCGGCGATCGTCGCAAGTCGATGCTGGCCGACATGTCCATCCTGACCGGTGGTACTGTCATCAGCGACGACCTCGGCATTACGCTCGATAAGGTTCAACTGAGCCAGCTCGGCCGTGCCAAGAAGATCAACATCACCAAGGACAAGACGACCATTGTCGAAGGTGGTGGCGAGAAGAAGGCACTGGAATCGCGTATCGCTCAGCTGAAGCGTCAGATCGAAGAAACCGACAGCGAATACGATCGCGAAAAGTACCAGGAACGTCTGGCCAAGCTTTCCGGTGGTGTTGCGGTGATCTCGGTCGGTGCCGAAACCGAAGCCGAAATGAAGCAGACCAAGGCTCGCGTCGAAGACGCCCTGCACGCGACCCGTGCGGCGGTTGAAGAAGGCGTTCTGCCAGGTGGTGGTGTTGCCCTGGTTCGTGCGATCGAAGCCGTTGAAAAGGCTCGTTCGTCCGCTCGTGGCGACGAAAAGATCGGCGTCGACATCATCCTGAGGGCTCTACCAGCTCCGATGCGTCAGATCGCCGACAACTGCGGCATCGACGGCAACGTGGTTGTCGACGAAGTTCTGCAGAAGTCGACCAACTACGGTTACGACGCCTACAAGGGCGAATACGTTGACATGGTCAAAGCTGGCGTCATCGACCCAGCCAAGGTCGTGCGTACCGCTCTGAGCAACGCAGCCAGCATCGCCGGCCTGTTGCTGACCACCGAAGCCCTTGTCACCAACCTGGAAAAGGAAGATGGCAAGCGTGCGGCTGAAGGCGTGGTTCGCTAA
- the dnaJ gene encoding molecular chaperone DnaJ, with translation MATKVDYYEVLGVERSASSGEISKAYRKLAIKYHPDSNPGDEEAVTRFKAAAEAYEVLSDSEKRARYDQYGHAGVDGNQRANFHDVEDIMEAFGDIFGGGIFSDIFGRGGGRGGRRRVRKGADIQVRVTLDLEEAATGVQRQIQVDRRVACGTCNGSGAKPGSQPETCNRCGGAGQVVQQAGILRVQTTCPSCGGQGTIISDPCQDCRGNGFSTQRVSMDVSIPAGVDDGMRVRLTGEGQPSPDGGPPGDCYCHISIRKHKLFEREGDHLILKMPITYTQAVLGSEIEVPTLNGPATLTIPAGSGSSEVFKMRGKGMPDPHGRGQGDLYVQTYIEVPKKLDPRQEELLRELADREHTNVTPHRKSFLESIKDYLFSSSEEHDTKKKS, from the coding sequence ATGGCAACGAAAGTCGACTATTACGAAGTCTTGGGAGTCGAGCGATCCGCCTCGAGCGGCGAGATCTCTAAGGCTTATCGCAAGCTGGCGATCAAGTATCACCCCGACTCCAATCCTGGCGACGAAGAAGCCGTCACGCGATTCAAAGCCGCGGCTGAAGCGTACGAAGTGTTGAGCGACTCGGAGAAACGGGCCCGCTACGACCAGTACGGACATGCCGGGGTCGATGGCAATCAACGCGCGAACTTCCACGATGTTGAAGACATCATGGAGGCTTTCGGTGACATCTTTGGCGGAGGGATCTTCAGCGACATCTTCGGCCGTGGCGGTGGTCGAGGCGGCCGCCGACGCGTGCGTAAAGGTGCCGACATCCAGGTTCGCGTCACGCTCGATCTGGAAGAAGCCGCCACTGGCGTCCAACGTCAAATTCAAGTCGATCGCCGTGTCGCGTGTGGAACCTGCAATGGAAGCGGAGCTAAGCCAGGCTCGCAGCCCGAGACCTGCAATCGCTGTGGTGGCGCCGGTCAGGTCGTGCAGCAAGCCGGCATTCTCCGCGTGCAGACCACCTGCCCTTCGTGCGGTGGCCAAGGCACAATCATCAGCGATCCTTGCCAGGATTGCCGCGGGAATGGCTTCAGCACGCAGCGGGTGAGCATGGATGTTTCGATTCCAGCAGGGGTCGACGACGGCATGCGAGTTCGCCTGACTGGGGAAGGCCAACCAAGCCCAGATGGTGGTCCTCCTGGCGATTGCTACTGCCATATTTCGATTCGCAAGCACAAGCTGTTTGAACGCGAAGGGGATCACCTGATCCTCAAAATGCCGATCACCTATACCCAGGCTGTCCTGGGGAGCGAGATCGAAGTTCCGACGCTCAATGGCCCTGCGACACTCACCATCCCGGCCGGCTCCGGTTCGTCCGAGGTGTTCAAGATGCGTGGAAAAGGGATGCCCGATCCTCACGGCCGCGGGCAAGGCGACCTGTACGTTCAGACGTACATCGAAGTGCCGAAGAAACTCGATCCTCGCCAAGAGGAACTCCTGCGAGAGTTGGCCGATCGCGAACACACCAACGTGACGCCGCACCGCAAGTCGTTTCTCGAATCGATCAAAGACTATTTGTTCTCGTCTTCCGAAGAACACGACACCAAGAAGAAAAGCTAG